A single region of the Salipaludibacillus sp. LMS25 genome encodes:
- a CDS encoding lipopolysaccharide assembly protein LapB gives MSKVKEWGHTYMPEIETRAKKGRVIPFIQDGGYFYKKGIEAYQNKQIEKAIVHFERAIRLDPEEPVFMCQLAIVLSEQGNYDRSNEWLHKIKYDVAPDMSECYFFMANNLAHLGEFEEAKENLEDYLKMDEDGEFADDAESLLDMIEKQENTNREQLPEQQKMYGEFKLIALLNCGDFSEAEQEARKLIGEEPDNWNMYVYLAEALIYQNEWHDAENILKNLLLKEEPNFLAQCLMAVLLHLKREPEACTWVKNLVNLRPIDAWDCHYLARVLSMTGEYKNAFAWYDKLLGDYSLPKLPHITHQMAVLAWHCGDLQTAKHIWEDIRQEDVKKQGLMTYLLSELEKGNKPSHDRKQFLYR, from the coding sequence ATGAGTAAAGTGAAAGAATGGGGGCACACATATATGCCAGAAATTGAAACGAGGGCAAAAAAGGGACGCGTTATCCCTTTTATACAGGACGGCGGTTATTTTTATAAAAAAGGAATTGAAGCCTACCAAAATAAACAAATTGAAAAAGCTATCGTGCACTTTGAACGGGCTATCCGCTTAGATCCGGAAGAGCCTGTTTTTATGTGTCAGCTCGCTATTGTGTTATCAGAACAAGGCAATTACGATCGTTCAAATGAATGGCTTCACAAAATTAAGTATGACGTAGCCCCTGATATGAGTGAGTGCTATTTTTTTATGGCTAACAATCTCGCCCATTTAGGAGAATTTGAAGAGGCAAAAGAAAACTTAGAAGATTATTTAAAGATGGATGAGGATGGAGAGTTTGCGGACGATGCTGAATCCCTTCTGGATATGATTGAAAAGCAAGAGAACACGAACCGTGAACAGTTACCTGAGCAGCAAAAGATGTATGGAGAATTTAAACTCATTGCATTATTAAACTGTGGCGATTTTTCAGAGGCTGAACAAGAAGCAAGAAAGCTAATTGGGGAAGAGCCTGATAATTGGAATATGTACGTTTATCTTGCTGAAGCCTTAATATATCAAAATGAGTGGCACGATGCAGAAAATATACTAAAGAACTTATTATTAAAAGAGGAACCTAACTTTCTTGCTCAGTGCTTAATGGCAGTTTTACTCCATTTGAAGAGAGAACCAGAAGCATGTACGTGGGTGAAAAATCTTGTGAATTTACGTCCTATCGATGCTTGGGACTGTCACTATTTAGCTAGGGTATTAAGTATGACAGGGGAGTATAAGAACGCTTTTGCTTGGTACGATAAATTACTTGGCGATTATTCTTTACCGAAGTTACCGCATATCACACATCAAATGGCGGTTCTTGCCTGGCATTGTGGTGATCTGCAGACGGCAAAGCACATTTGGGAAGACATTCGTCAAGAAGACGTTAAGAAGCAAGGATTAATGACATATTTATTAAGTGAACTTGAGAAAGGAAACAAACCGTCTCATGATAGAAAACAGTTCCTTTACCGTTAA
- the hisIE gene encoding bifunctional phosphoribosyl-AMP cyclohydrolase/phosphoribosyl-ATP diphosphatase HisIE has protein sequence MNIDHLSFDENGLIPAIVQDHKTKQVLTLAYMSKESLKKTSATGETWFYSRSRQELWHKGATSGHTQTVKEIRYDCDQDALVVLVTPKGPACHKGDISCFSEQLWSATDKQSDDHAVPGRFTIIEELERIIAEREVTLPEGAYTTYLFNEGVDKILKKVGEEAAEVIIAAKNRDKEELTWESADLLYHWLVLLQEQKLSLDAVLQRLADRHTGKKL, from the coding sequence ATGAATATCGATCACTTATCATTTGACGAAAATGGATTAATACCTGCAATTGTGCAAGATCATAAGACGAAACAAGTCCTTACGTTGGCTTATATGTCAAAAGAATCACTAAAGAAAACGAGTGCAACAGGTGAAACGTGGTTTTACAGCCGATCTCGACAAGAATTATGGCATAAAGGAGCTACATCAGGGCACACACAAACGGTGAAGGAAATTCGCTATGATTGTGATCAAGATGCCCTTGTTGTTCTAGTAACGCCGAAAGGACCAGCTTGTCATAAGGGAGATATAAGCTGTTTCTCTGAGCAGCTTTGGTCAGCAACTGATAAACAATCAGACGATCATGCAGTTCCTGGAAGATTCACTATCATTGAGGAACTTGAACGTATCATTGCTGAGCGAGAGGTAACATTACCAGAAGGCGCTTATACGACATATTTATTCAATGAAGGTGTCGATAAAATTTTAAAAAAAGTCGGTGAAGAAGCGGCAGAAGTCATTATAGCGGCAAAAAATCGTGATAAAGAAGAGCTTACTTGGGAGAGTGCGGATCTCCTTTATCATTGGCTTGTTCTTCTTCAGGAACAAAAACTATCACTTGATGCTGTTTTACAGAGGCTGGCTGACCGTCATACAGGGAAGAAACTGTGA
- the hisF gene encoding imidazole glycerol phosphate synthase subunit HisF, which yields MLTKRIIPCLDVKEGRVVKGVQFVNLRDAGDPVELAAFYDEQGADELVFLDISASHEGRETMVDVVEEVAGTLAIPFTVGGGINTLEDMKRILRAGADKVSLNTAAVTRPELIREGADFFGSQCIVVAIDAKWDETRSSWFVYTHGGRRKTEREVITWAREAVSQGAGELLVTSMDEDGEKQGFDEALTKKVSEAVSVPVIASGGAGNQKHFYDVFTNGKADAALAASIFHYRETSVAEVKKFLKEKGLDIR from the coding sequence ATGCTTACGAAACGAATTATCCCATGTCTTGATGTGAAAGAAGGTAGAGTCGTAAAAGGCGTCCAGTTTGTCAACTTACGTGATGCTGGAGATCCTGTTGAATTAGCCGCCTTTTATGATGAGCAAGGTGCGGACGAATTAGTATTCCTTGACATTTCAGCGTCACATGAAGGCAGAGAAACAATGGTGGATGTGGTTGAGGAGGTAGCCGGAACACTTGCTATTCCATTTACCGTCGGTGGCGGCATTAATACGCTGGAAGATATGAAACGTATTTTACGCGCCGGTGCGGATAAAGTATCGTTAAACACAGCAGCGGTGACCCGGCCGGAGCTTATTCGTGAAGGGGCAGATTTTTTCGGTTCACAATGCATTGTTGTCGCGATCGATGCGAAATGGGATGAGACACGTTCATCTTGGTTTGTCTATACGCACGGTGGGCGAAGGAAGACTGAGCGTGAGGTGATCACTTGGGCACGAGAAGCTGTATCCCAAGGTGCAGGAGAGCTTTTAGTCACAAGTATGGATGAAGATGGGGAAAAGCAAGGCTTTGATGAAGCACTAACGAAAAAAGTGAGCGAGGCAGTGTCTGTCCCGGTGATCGCCTCTGGTGGTGCCGGGAATCAGAAACATTTTTACGATGTATTTACGAATGGCAAAGCAGATGCCGCTTTAGCAGCCTCCATTTTTCATTACCGCGAGACGTCTGTAGCTGAAGTGAAAAAGTTCTTAAAAGAAAAGGGGCTGGACATTCGATGA
- the hisA gene encoding 1-(5-phosphoribosyl)-5-[(5-phosphoribosylamino)methylideneamino]imidazole-4-carboxamide isomerase encodes MSNFTIYPAIDIRGGKCVRLMQGDYDKETVYGDSPFDMAASFEKKGANWIHMVDLDGAKEGRPVNHQDVIKTARELSANIQIGGGIRRQKDIETYLEAGVSRVILGSSAISDPEFVKDMLREYGGKRIAIGIDARDGYVATHGWLQTSKVKAEELGKALAEEGAETFIMTDIARDGMLSGPNVAAIASLGQATNKQVIASGGVSSMTDLKELLAKKDSGIAGAIIGKALYTDRIHLEVALKEVNR; translated from the coding sequence ATGAGTAATTTTACCATTTACCCGGCTATCGATATACGTGGGGGCAAATGTGTCCGCCTTATGCAAGGGGATTATGATAAAGAAACCGTTTATGGTGACTCCCCTTTTGACATGGCAGCAAGCTTTGAGAAAAAAGGTGCCAATTGGATCCATATGGTTGATCTGGATGGAGCGAAAGAAGGCCGCCCCGTTAACCATCAAGACGTGATAAAAACAGCACGTGAGCTTTCAGCTAATATTCAAATTGGCGGAGGGATTCGACGACAAAAAGATATTGAAACTTACTTAGAAGCAGGTGTATCTCGTGTCATTCTTGGAAGTTCGGCTATTTCCGATCCCGAGTTTGTCAAAGACATGCTTCGTGAATATGGTGGAAAACGTATTGCTATCGGGATTGACGCAAGGGATGGGTATGTGGCGACACATGGTTGGTTGCAAACATCTAAAGTAAAAGCAGAAGAGCTTGGGAAAGCACTGGCTGAGGAAGGTGCAGAGACGTTTATTATGACGGATATAGCTAGGGACGGCATGCTATCAGGTCCAAATGTTGCAGCTATTGCTAGCTTAGGACAAGCAACAAACAAGCAGGTCATTGCCTCAGGTGGAGTCAGTAGCATGACTGATTTAAAGGAACTGCTGGCTAAGAAGGATAGTGGCATAGCAGGTGCTATTATTGGTAAAGCACTCTACACTGATCGTATTCATCTAGAAGTGGCTCTTAAAGAGGTGAATCGTTAA
- the hisH gene encoding imidazole glycerol phosphate synthase subunit HisH, which yields MIGIIDYGMGNLHSVTKALERLGHSSFLSEDPHELEKATKLILPGVGSFKDGMIELEKRQLDVFIKEWACKGNPLLGICLGMQLLFEKSEENGLSTGLNLLPGHVTRFREGAHKIPHMGWNRLKFNKAAHPILHDVPEGYVYFVHSYFVNAKERDVLVATTDYGGEQVPAVVAKKSVWGTQFHPEKSSEVGMRMLRNYVNQKGGATNE from the coding sequence ATGATCGGCATTATTGACTACGGTATGGGGAACTTACACAGTGTCACGAAAGCGCTTGAAAGACTAGGGCATAGCAGTTTTCTTTCTGAAGATCCTCATGAGCTGGAAAAGGCCACAAAACTTATCTTACCAGGTGTAGGTTCCTTTAAAGATGGGATGATTGAGCTTGAAAAGAGACAGCTTGACGTATTTATTAAAGAATGGGCATGTAAAGGGAATCCCTTGCTCGGTATTTGCTTAGGCATGCAGTTATTATTTGAAAAAAGTGAGGAAAATGGCCTTTCAACTGGCTTAAATTTACTTCCTGGTCATGTGACGCGTTTTAGAGAAGGCGCCCATAAAATTCCTCACATGGGATGGAACCGGTTAAAATTTAATAAAGCCGCTCATCCGATCCTTCATGATGTCCCAGAAGGATACGTCTATTTCGTCCATTCTTATTTCGTTAATGCAAAAGAACGTGATGTCCTAGTGGCTACAACTGATTATGGCGGGGAGCAAGTACCTGCAGTCGTGGCGAAGAAATCGGTTTGGGGGACGCAATTTCATCCGGAAAAAAGTAGCGAGGTCGGGATGCGCATGCTGAGAAACTATGTAAATCAAAAGGGAGGGGCAACCAATGAGTAA
- the hisB gene encoding imidazoleglycerol-phosphate dehydratase HisB produces the protein MEKRQASKRRKTNETTIELTYTIDGEGTADLTTDVPFMTHMLDLFTRHGLFDLSLTANGDVDIDDHHTTEDIGIVLGEALKEALADKKGIRRYGNAFVPMDDALAQVVIDLSNRPHFEFRGELPKAKVGTFDTELIEEFLWKLALEARMNLHVIIHYGTNTHHIIEAIFKALGRALDEATQLDSRVKGIPSTKGSLS, from the coding sequence ATGGAAAAGCGACAAGCAAGTAAAAGGCGAAAAACAAATGAAACAACGATTGAGCTAACATATACAATTGATGGGGAGGGAACAGCTGATTTAACGACGGACGTCCCTTTTATGACTCATATGCTTGATTTATTTACAAGGCACGGGTTATTCGATCTCAGCTTAACAGCAAACGGTGATGTGGACATTGATGACCACCATACAACAGAAGATATTGGGATCGTTCTAGGCGAAGCACTGAAAGAAGCATTAGCTGATAAAAAGGGAATTCGCCGCTATGGTAATGCCTTTGTTCCTATGGATGATGCCTTAGCCCAAGTAGTGATTGACTTGAGCAACCGCCCTCACTTTGAATTCCGTGGTGAATTGCCTAAAGCAAAAGTGGGTACGTTCGACACGGAGCTGATAGAGGAATTTTTATGGAAGTTGGCGTTAGAGGCCCGTATGAACCTCCATGTGATCATTCACTATGGGACGAATACGCACCATATTATTGAAGCCATCTTTAAAGCCCTCGGTCGTGCTCTAGATGAAGCAACACAATTAGACTCGCGAGTAAAAGGCATTCCCTCAACGAAAGGAAGCTTATCATGA